Proteins encoded together in one Leishmania infantum JPCM5 genome chromosome 20 window:
- a CDS encoding putative RNA polymerase subunit, with protein sequence MSARVCAPARSRANKQCGCHPIDGTRACPRLWPNSERGRTKAIERRIMSGVPIKTEVKQEGGKYGATAATQESKPGIFATQETLGDVGREDKEGTLYVCGNCTAQLYFKPDSRLVCPICSHITGASTVFYKIRTEPTTYDTV encoded by the coding sequence atgtctgcgcgcgtgtgtgcgcctgcccGTTCTCGAGCAAACAAACAATGCGGCTGCCATCCCATCGACGGCACGCGCGCCTGCCCCCGACTCTGGCCGAATTCGGAACGCGGCCGCACGAAAGCGATAGAGAGGCGAATCATGTCTGGTGTTCCCATCAAAACGGAGGTAAAGCAGGAGGGGGGTAAGTACGgggccaccgccgctacGCAGGAGTCGAAGCCCGGCATCTTCGCCACCCAGGAGACCCTCGGCGACGTCGGCCGGGAAGATAAGGAAGGCACCTTATATGTCTGCGGAAACTGCACGGCGCAGCTCTACTTCAAGCCAGACTCTCGTCTCGTGTGTCCCATATGCTCTCACATCACCGGCGCCTCGACTGTATTCTACAAAATCCGGACAGAGCCCACGACGTACGATACCGTCTGA
- a CDS encoding glycerol-3-phosphate dehydrogenase-like protein codes for MSRHSRKLHVRLLRAAVVVAAGTFAYRRWCLRPYSALSASAYRPANGADHYRDSPAPRSSRWAALQRSSAADPFDLLVIGGGLTGLYTAVDAAQRGLRVALVDAADFGGGSAASCMPSVSPGALPYVQRALRQRDWDWLRMAATVLVEETTWRNVAPRCVVAPDTLLRRWQNWRWRGTVGGSGCEAASKAGAAEDGTTAVLHSEETSAKAPSLLPFDPTPATTTLLPALHSTEMVEYVCAAILSTVMSIFCGPLRPNLVLPGPVVQARLPALAPSSGPSPSPARLRGGIIANDFALRGNTVAVSLARTAEELGVTVLSYAPVFAIQEVSAPATTEMEMSSPSSSTRASSCAGVMLVSVRDALAAKAVAASLPASPDRSRPRFLQRLLGQSSASSPSSTADSAASPRSAVWSPDAATTTHVYTRGVVNCTGCWADTVKAMFDGNASDTVPAAFAGYQAYSYLIAPANAVHAAPPPSTPPTDSHGVGQGAVASLPPLSETMRAAALLFSSPRLSFASVMVLPWWDRCVMLGPSISSLPRLPATVTAHTNGLLHSVDGYAAQRQRTLSMLRSSGVSVDASRLLSCVSQIVPHVKGPKEVPWTGALLHRGYALHFSSVPLPKRGDQGDIEELVSLVSNCADATGDAVAVARRDVPLLHVYGGTPLLARRIAEEAVDALVYHEPPLFSEKTRKKLHRCRTRYLQLTTPASLCTTTDSGPMNARARLETLVKDTYAERVVDVVARRTHTAYTSPAEALQAIPTLASVMGGLLQWDEARRFSEVEAARRLVHSVAVTV; via the coding sequence ATGAGCCGGCACAGCCGCAAGTtgcacgtgcgcctgctgcgcgccgccgtcgtcgtcgctgcaggCACATTTGCATATCGGCGATGGTGTCTTCGCCCCTACAGCGCGTTGTCGGCTTCTGCCTACCGGCCGGCGAATGGAGCCGACCATTACCGTGACAGTCCCGCACCGCGCTCTTCGCGctgggcagcgctgcaacgAAGCTCAGCAGCGGACCCATTTGACCTCCTCGTGATTGGTGGGGGCCTCACAGGCCTCTACACTGCCGTCGATGCGGCACAACGCGGGCTGCGAGTGGCTTTGGTCGACGCGGCAGACTTCGGtggaggcagcgcagcttCGTGCAtgccctctgtctctccggGCGCGTTGCCGTACGTGCAGCGAGCTCTGCGACAGCGCGACTGGGACTGGCTGCGGATGGCGGCAACCGTGCTCGTGGAGGAGACGACGTGGCGCAACGTCGCACCGCGGTGTGTCGTGGCGCCCGACACACTGCTGCGACGCTGGCAGAACTGGCGTTGGCGAGGCACCGTGGGCGGAAGCGGCTGCGAAGCCGCGTCCAAAGCAGGGGCCGCCGAAGATGGCACCACTGCTGTGTTACATTCAGAAGAAACTTCAGCGAAAGCGCCGTCGTTACTGCCTTTCGATCCGACGCCTGCCACAACGACGCTGTTGCCAGCCTTGCACTCGACAGAGATGGTGGAGTACGTCTGCGCCGCGATTTTGAGTACGGTGATGAGCATTTTTTgcggcccgctgcgcccGAACCTCGTGCTACCTGGGCCCGTCGTCCAGGCGCGTCTACCAGCGCTCGCGCCCAGCTCGGGGCCGTCCCCCTCGCCAGCGCGACTGCGAGGGGGCATCATAGCCAACGACTTCGCGCTGCGTGGAAATACAGTCGCCGTGTCGCTTGCACGCACCGCAGAGGAGCTCGGTGTGACGGTGTTATCCTATGCCCCTGTGTTCGCCATTCAAGAGGTTTCTGCGCCGGCCACGACGGAGATGGAGATGAGTTCGCCGTCCAGTTCTACCCGCGCCTCTTCGTGCGCTGGCGTGATGCTGGTCTCTGTTCGCGATGCGTTGGCTGCGAAGGCAGTTGCAGCGAGTCTGCCAGCGTCGCCAGACCGATCACGGCCACGCTTCTTGCAGCGGCTACTGGGACagagcagcgcctcttctccctcaTCCACTGCCGACTCGGCTGCATCGCCGAGAAGCGCAGTATGGAGCCCGGATGCCGCAACCACGACGCACGTCTACACACGCGGCGTGGTGAACTGCACAGGTTGCTGGGCAGACACCGTGAAGGCCATGTTCGACGGAAACGCCAGTGACACCGTGCCGGCTGCGTTTGCCGGATACCAGGCGTACTCCTACCTGATTGCTCCCGCCAACGCCGTGcatgctgcgccgcccccATCAACGCCACCCACGGACAGCCACGGCGTAGGACAGGGGGCCGTGGCCTCCTTACCGCCGCTTTCCGAGACGATgcgggcagcggcactgctCTTCAGCTCTCCACGGCTGAGCTTTGCCTCGGTGAtggtgctgccgtggtgggACCGGTGCGTGATGCTGGGGCCGAGTATCTCTTCGCTGCCACGGCTGCCGGCGACCGTCACGGCGCACACCAACGGTTTGCTGCACTCGGTGGACGGATACgccgcacagcgccagcgtacgctgtcgatgctgcgcagcagcggcgtgtcTGTGGACGCATCGCGCCTGCTCTCGTGCGTGTCGCAGATTGTGCCGCACGTGAAGGGGCCTAAGGAAGTGCCGTGGActggagcgctgctgcatcgagGCTACGCCTTGCACTTTTCTTCAGTGCCGCTGCCCAAGAGAGGCGACCAGGGTGACATCGAAGAACTTGTGTCTTTGGTAAGCAACTGTGCAGACGCCACCGGGGACGCTGTCGCTGTTGCGCGCCGCGACGTCCCGCTCCTCCACGTGTACGGCGGTACCCCGCTGTTGGCACGTCGGATTGCTGAGGAGGCGGTCGACGCCCTTGTGTACCACGAGCCGCCGCTGTTCTCAGAGAAGACGCGCAAGAAGCTCCACCGGTGCCGCACGCGCTATCTGCAACTGACTACGCCAGCTTCTctctgcaccaccaccgatAGCGGGCCGATGAACGCACGAGCGCGTCTGGAGACCCTTGTGAAGGACACCTACGCTGAACGCGTAGTCGATGTCGTAgcccgccgcacacacaccgcgtACACCAGCCCTGCCGAAGCCCTGCAAGCCATACCCACGCTAGCGAGCGTCATGGGTGGTCTGCTGCAGTGGGATGAAGCCAGGAGATTTTCAGAGGTTgaggctgcgcggcgtcTCGTGCACAGCGTGGCGGTAACCGTTTGA
- a CDS encoding putative zeta tubulin — MAIVVVLIGQCGNQLGDELFTQLALCTSSSASSEAAKSPSRVADPSPFFALDGKARCILVDTEPKVVLGVQQRHPDFIRAENVIHGQSGRGNNWGLGYYGVKTEQSKRTERNAAVQRAFRNIARDQREEDDNVLRKALQAIHRETRRTSDAEDGSGGFESILVLHSLVGGTGSGLASRLTARLRLYFTEPPPGQQVDEVYESKMMHYDGFDSCVQGTQRRARHLVNITVAPQALGEVATQGLNAALTLQVLQRHADAILLLRNDDAMAPGEPSGSSACSSASLLTRCVTFKEANEILVALLLPVLGYGRQPGCITNLLIQCIPPTYKQTTGGNKILTLLAAPQRSYATMRQCVHRAMFFIIKGGRTFMPGYVPTVPMDEMLSRTALRIHGVGSDHVRRGSDRPSTRDARGNGDDGVAQHRLFDYNTKKLGSRRLGSDNGGEARSGTAATAASSLASRRRQRSTLLSVPSPPSPPSARMRGGEGRFGSCEDDESGSATWNREDLEELNQRVYLECVTTISPALYLHYLQLRRAPVTKMFEALDGVLVLNQAVELNRRVLLPLLRSAALKVSCGAFMSAYEDVGVKSEHVRRAYREVAEVLAAAEEL, encoded by the coding sequence ATGGCGATTGTCGTGGTGCTGATTGGGCAGTGCGGCAATCAGCTCGGTGACGAGCTCTTcacgcagctggcgctgtgcacctcctccagcgcatCATCCGAAGCAGCCAAGTCGCCGTCGCGTGTTGCGGAcccttctcccttcttcgcGCTCGATGGCAAGGCGCGCTGCATCCTCGTCGACACGGAGCCGAAGGTCGTGCTtggggtgcagcagcggcaccccgACTTTATTCGTGCGGAGAACGTGATTCATGGCCAGTCCGGCCGCGGCAACAACTGGGGTCTCGGCTACTACGGTGTCAAGACGGAGCAGAGCAAGCGCACGGAGCGCAACGCAGCCGTGCAGCGGGCTTTCCGAAATATCGCACGTGATCAGCGCGAAGAGGATGACAATGTGCTGAGAAAGGCGTTGCAGGCAATTCACCGCGAGACGCGCCGCACAAGCGACGCCGaggatggcagcggcggcttcgaGTCCATTCTCGTTCTTCACAGCCTCGTTGGCGGGACGGGGAGCGGGCTCGCATCAAGGCTGacagcgcggctgcggctctATTTCACAGAACCGCCGCCGGGCCAGCAGGTAGATGAGGTGTATGAGTCCAAGATGATGCACTACGACGGCTTTGACAGCTGCGTGCAGGGAAcgcagcggcgagcgcgACACCTAGTAAACATCACCGTCGCCCCTCAGGCGCTAGGTGAGGTAGCGACGCAGGGGCTGAACGCCGCCTTGACGCTTcaggtgctgcagaggcACGCGGATGCGATCCTACTCCTGCGTAACGACGACGCGATGGCACCTGGAGAGCCGAGCGGGAGCAGCGCGTGTTCGAGCGCGTCACTGCTAACACGGTGCGTCACCTTCAAGGAGGCGAATGAGATCCtcgtagcgctgctgctaccgGTGCTGGGCTATGGCCGGCAACCCGGCTGTATCACAAATCTTCTGATCCAATGCATCCCTCCGACGTACAAGCAAACCACAGGCGGCAACAAGATACTCACGCTTCttgctgcgccacagcgcagCTACGCCACCATGCGGCAGTGCGTTCATCGAGCGATGTTCTTCATCATCAAAGGCGGCAGGACCTTTATGCCCGGCTATGTGCCGACGGTCCCCATGGACGAGATGCTGAGTCGCACCGCTCTCCGCATTCATGGAGTCGGAAGCGATCACGTTCGGCGTGGTAGCGACAGACCTAGCACGAGAGACGCGCGCGGGAACGGGGATGATGGGGTCGCGCAGCATCGTCTCTTTGATTACAACACAAAGAAACTCGGCAGCCGTCGTCTGGGGTCTGACAACGGCGGTGAGGCTCGCTCAGGtaccgccgccacagcagcgtccAGCCTTGcgtcacggcggcgtcagcgaTCCACGCTACTCTCGgtcccctctcctccatcgccaCCAAGCGCACGAatgcgaggcggcgaagggcGGTTCGGGAGTTGCGAGGATgacgagagcggcagcgccacctggAATCGCGAAGACCTTGAAGAGCTCAACCAGCGCGTGTACCTCGAGTGCGTCACAACGATTTCACCAGCGCTGTACCTGCACTATCTACAACTGCGTCGTGCACCGGTAACGAAGATGTTCGAGGCGCTTGATGGAGTACTGGTGCTGAACCAGGCCGTTGAGCTGAATaggcgcgtgctgctcccGCTTCTCCGGTCGGCTGCACTGAAGGTGTCGTGTGGAGCCTTCATGTCCGCCTACGAGGACGTCGGCGTGAAGTCGGAACACGTGCGGCGGGCGTACCGCGAAGTCGCCGAGGtgctggcagcagcggaggagctCTAA